Part of the Herpetosiphonaceae bacterium genome is shown below.
ACGATATGGCGACGCGCCAGGGCAAAAAACTCCTCGCTATGCGTCGCGCCGGGGCCGTAGAACCACCCGAAACGAAGCACGATGCCCGTGCCACCTGCGGCAGAAAACCGGTTCGCGCTCGCTTCCGCCGCCAAATTGCCTTGGGCCATCGGGAAATGGTCGGGCGCGCAGTTTTCATCGATCCACATCGCTCCTCGATCGGGATAAATCATGCTGACCGATTCCTGTACCACCCGACCGACGCCCGCCGCGATTGCGGCGTCGACAATAATAGCTGATCCTTCCTTGCGGACGCGGTCATTGGCGGCCCACGCCTTTGTCTGCATAAACCGCGCGGTTGGCGGAATGGCCGTTGCAAGGTTGATGATCGCATCGTGCCCTTTGAACGCCTCGGTCAGGGCCGCTCGATCGAAGATAGACACCGTGACGGGCGAAGCCCCCTGCTTGCGCAACTGAGCAGCCTTTTCTGGCGTTCGCGCCAACGCAGTAACGGTATGTCCTGCACGAACAAGGGCTGGAACGGCATGACTACCGATTGCACCCGTGCCGCCTACGACGAACACGTTCATGTTGTGGTCCTATTTTTATGATCAACATCGTCTTACTAGAAAGCGGCACGACAGGTGATTTTACGGAATTATTCCGTATAAGCCCGCTATCCCCATAGATGTGCGGAATATGCGTATGCCCTCAGGCACATTCGCTGATTGGGCATTGTACATCACCGGATGATCGTGTTCAACATTCCTGAGGTGTCGTGATGGGCCGACAAGCGCCCAAACTTCTCGATCTTGTCCGCGACGCCCTCCGCCGCAAACACTACTCGCTGGAAACTCATTGGTCGCGGGCACTCTTGTTGCTGCTGCGTCGTGCATGTCTGATCGTATCCTGCCGCCGACATGTTTCACAACATACCGATCGCTGGGCTGTAACCAGATGCGATTCTACGACGAGGAGCTTTCATGACCACACGATATGATGTACTGGTGCTGGGCGCGGGACCGGCGGGGACGATGGCGGCGCTCCATGCCTGCGAGCTTGGCGCGCGCGTGGCGATCGTGGATCGGGAGCGCACGGGCGGCACCTGCACCAACACCGGCTGCGTCCCGACGCGCGTGCTGGCAAAGACCGCGCGCACGCTCCGCGATATTCGAGATGCGGGCGCGTACGGCATCCAGGTGAGCGAGCCGACGTTGCACTGGGTGCAGACCCGCGATCGGGTGCGCCAGGTGATCGCCGACGTTCACGCCAACAAGCACGTTTCCGAGAACATTCGTAGCGCCGGTGGCGAGCTGTTTCTGGAGGGCACGGCGACCTTCTGCTCGTCGCACGAGGTCCGGCTATCCGATTCGGGCCGGACGCTGGCCGCCGACAAGATCATCATATGTGTTGGCGGACACTCGCGGCGGCTGCCGCTCCCCGGCGTGGAGCACGCGCTGTACCCGGAAGATATTCTCGATCTCGAAACGTTGCCGCGCTCGGTAGCGATCGTCGGCAGCGGCTATACCGGCGTGCAGCTTGTGACGGTGATGAATGCGTTCGGCGCGGAGGTTACGCTGCTGGAGATGCAGCCGCATGTGCTGCCGGGCATGGATCGCGATGTCGGGCAACTGCTGCACGAGAGCTTCCTCAGCCAGGGCGTGACCGTCGCC
Proteins encoded:
- a CDS encoding NAD(P)-dependent oxidoreductase, whose translation is MNVFVVGGTGAIGSHAVPALVRAGHTVTALARTPEKAAQLRKQGASPVTVSIFDRAALTEAFKGHDAIINLATAIPPTARFMQTKAWAANDRVRKEGSAIIVDAAIAAGVGRVVQESVSMIYPDRGAMWIDENCAPDHFPMAQGNLAAEASANRFSAAGGTGIVLRFGWFYGPGATHSEEFFALARRHIVIMMGPPNTFVSSIHVADGGAAVVAALAIPAGTYNVVDNEPLTKRHYADALAAAAGKAAWLRVPGRAALLLGKRTTSLTRSLRVSNARFRAASGWTPRYPNAREGWIATAQALARRSG